ATACGCAGATGCGGCAGGGGGATGCCCATATCCTCGGGCGACCGGGGATCCTCGGCGATGGACAGGCAGCCGGCCTCGGAACAGCCATATTGCTGGAACAGGTGGCGCGCCGACCCGCGCAGCGCGTCGAACCAGGGCTGCGGCAGGATCGTGCCCGAGGACATCACCGCATGCAGCCCCCCCGGCCCCGCCAGCCGCGCCAGCGCATGGAGCAGCGGCGGCGCCGCATAGAGGATCGGCCGCGGCACCGCCCCCAGCTGGCGCAGGATGCGGCGCGGATTGGCCCCCTGGATCAGGACGGGCACATGGCCCCGCGCCATCCCCGCCATGACCCCCGCGATCAGCCCGTAGGAATGGGTGATCGGCGCCGCGATGACCGGCGTCATCCCCGCCGCCCGCGCGAACCCCGCGACATAGGCGCGGACCTCCCCGGCGACCTCGGCCCAAGGGCGGATGACGATGCGCGGCGCGCCCGTGGTCCCGGAACTGGTCTGGATCAGCCCCCCGCCCGGCAGGCAGGGCACGTCGCCGTCCAGGGCGGTGACGCCCCCCTCGTCCAGGAACAGCCCGCAGCCGCTGCGCCGCGCCAGATCGCGCGCCTGATCCGCGGGCAGCTCGGGATGGATCGGATGGCAGGTCGCGCCCCGGTCGCGCAGCCGCAGGATCGCCGCCAGGCAGCGGGCCGGATCGCGCAGATGCAGCGCGACGCGCAGCCGGTCGGGATCGCCCTCCAGCGGCGGCAGGTCGATGCGGTCGGGGTCGATCAGCTGGTCGTCCAGGCGGAAATGCGCGGTCATGGGCGGCTCTCTCAGGGGGTTGGGAACGGGATGGGGCTCGCAGAGGCCCAGCAGGCGGCCTGCCAGACGCTCGGCGGGGTATTCGGGGGCATGGGTGGCCAAAGCTGCTGCGGGCGGCCAGGCCCCCCGCAGCAGCGCCCAGAACCGCCCTTCGGGCAGGCGCCCGTCGCGATGCAGCATCCATGCCAGGTCCGACAGCAGATGCGTGACCAGGCAATCCATCACCAGATCGCGCAGATCCTCGGGGCGGGCCATGCGGTGATGGGTGCCCGGGGCGGCCCCCGCCATGGCGGGCCACAGCGCCTCCAGATCGGGGGCCAGGTCCGGCCGGGCCAGCCGGTCGGGGACATATTCCAGGCTTTCGGAGAAATCGCGCGCGACCAGGCTCTCGGGCCAGCCGTCGCGATGGACCAGCAGCAGGTTCTGGCCATGCGCCTCCAGCGCGATGCCGTGATGGGTCATCAGGTGCCAGACCGGGGCCAGCACCGCCACCAGCCGCGCCACCCAAGGCCCGGTCCCATGCCGGTCCAGCCAATCCGCGATCAGCGGGCGGCCATCCGGTCCCGAGAGGCTCAGCGCCGACAGCGGCACCGCGCCGGGCGGCGGCGCCGCGCGCCGGATCGCGGCCAGCCGCCCGCCCAAGCGCCCCGGCGCCACCATCACCGCGCCATGTTCGGCCAGGATGCGCAGCCCCGCCAGCCGCGGATCGCCCGCCACCACCCGCGCCAGCCAGTCCGAGACCGCCGGGGCCACCGCCACCGACCACGGCGGCAGATCGCGCAGCGACGAGGTCACCCCCACCCCGAGCGACAGCTTCAGATGATCGCCCCCCGCCCGCGGCGCCAGCGTCCGCAGCGATGCCGTGGCCTGCATCGCCGGCCCCTGCCCCAGCACCGCGATGCGGCCCCGGTCCAGCCAGTCCCGCACCGCCCGATCGTCCCGCAGCCGCGCCCATTGCCAGGGATGGACCGGCACGGCCCCGGGCGCGGCCCAGCCCTCGGCCGGATCGGTGCCGACCCGATGCACCAGCCCCGGATCGGCCCGCAGCCAGACCGGTGCGACCCCCGCCTCGCCCTCCGGGCCATAGGCGCGGTTATCGGCGGCCGAGAACCCGGTGCGCGACTTGAAGCCGGGGTGATAGGGATGGCCCTCGATCAGCGCGGCCTCCAAGGCCAGCCCGGTCAGGCGCAGGCGGTCATGCGCGACCGGCCCCGCCTGGCGCAGAAAATGCGCCGACCGCCGCATCGCCCGGATCAGCGCGGCGGGTTCCAGCCCCGCCTCCGCCAAGCCCCGCCGCAGCGCCCCGGGCGTCAGCGGGCGGCCATCGGCCATGCGCGGCACCTCCAGCAGCCGGATGCGCCCGGTGACCTGCCGCGAAGACCGTGCGCGCAGCACCAGCCCGCCCACCCGCCAGCCGCCCGGCACCGGGGTCAGGATGCGCTCGAAGGCCAAGGCCTCGACGGTCTGGCGCAGGCTGCGTTCCTCAGGCGACATCGGCCAACGCCCCGGCTGCCGCCCGCGCGGGCAGCGGATTGGCGATGCGGATCATCGGCGCGCGCTCGCCCGGGATCAGCAGTTCATCCACCCCGCCCAGCTGGGTCAGCATGTTGCCCTTGGCCGGCAAGGTCGGACGCTCCAGCCAGGACCGGGCCAAGGCGCCGCCATGGCCGGGCAGCGCCGCCAGCCCGCGCAGATGCTGCGCCAGCACCGTCAGCGCCGCGCCCTCGGGCCAGATCCCGTCCAGATCCATCCGATGGATCACGCCAAAGACCTGGTTCACGATCAGCGCATAGCCCAGGGCGGCCTCGGCCTCGGCGCGGGGATAGACCAGCTGCGGGATGGCGCGCCATTCCGGGGGCGCCATGTCCTCGGCCACATAGAACCCCTGATTGTCGCGGATGTCGCAGCGGCGCGGCAGGCCGCCCTCCAGATCCAGCAGGGCGTTCTGCTGATGCGCCTCGACCGCGATCCCCGTCGCGTCATAGATCCGCAGCAAGGGCGCCACGGCACAATCCAGATAGGCCCGGAACCAGGCCTCGGGCGGGCCGGTCATCACCTGCGCCAGCAGCGAGGCCCGCCCCGGCAGCGGCGGCGCGACCAGCCCCCCAGCTGCATGACGGCACCGCCCCGCCCGCCCCGCCACGGATTGTCGCGCAGGATCACCTCCAGCCCCGATGCGGCCCCGCCGGGCAGGCGCAGGGTCATCCAATGCGAATCCGCGACCAGCCGCAGCGGCCCGAACCGCCCCGACAGGGCCCCTGCCCTGCCGGCCATCGCGGCACCGGCCAGCATCTCGTGCCGGCGGTTCACGCGCTGCGAATTGGTGATGGTGACCGGCAGCGAGGTCTTCAGCTGCCACGGGCTGTCGGGCCGCCAGAGCGTGCGCACCGATGATGTCGCCCACCAGCCCGGCCCCATCGGCCCCAGATCGGTGACGGCCCCCGCCGCGATCAGCGCCGCGATGCGCGGATCGTGCCGCGCCCGGTCCCAGGCCAGCGGATGGACCGGCAGCAGGCCGCGCCCCGGGCCGGGATCGATATCCATCCCGGGCAGGTCGCGCGCCAGATCCGGGGCGGTCGCCTCGATCAGATCGGATACCACCGACAGCAGCCGCAGCCGCAGCGCGCCGCGCCAGTCGGGGGTCATCGCCCGCTCCTCCGGCAGGGTCATGCCGGACAGGGCCTTGGGACAGGGATGCATCCAATGGCCCGCAATCATGGCCTGTTCGGCGGTCAGGTGATCGGGGGGGCCGTCGGGACGGTCCATGCGCGCGGCGGCGATCGCGGCGATGCGCTGGCGGCTGGCGCGCACCCGGCGCGCCAAGGCCCGGCCCTGCGCGCCATGCTGGCGCGACAGGCGGTCCAGCATCAGGGCCAGGGCCTCGGCCGCGCCGATGGGGCGGCCCCCGCCGGGCCCGTGATGGATCAGCGCGTCCCAATCCCCAAGGCCCGTGGCCATCGCCCTGCCCCTGACCTCGATCCAGCCACCCGCGACGGGCAGGATCGGCCTGCCGCCGCGCAACTCCCTGATTTCGCTGATGATCAAGGCCCGCAGGCTGACCAGGTCAGCCCAGGAATCCGGGTCACGGGGCGTCGCTCGCCCGGGGGAAATGCTGTTCATCGCTGCCTCGAAGCCGGGGGCTGGTCCAAGTCCAGCCCTGTCAGGGTAATCGGCTCGCGGCGGCTTGCGGGGCCTTCATCCTATTCTTGACAGATTTTGTCAACTGCCAGTTGCGAATGGGCGGAGGCCCGCCCATCCGAGGGGTTTCGCGGCGAAACCTCAGCGCTCCAGCAAGGCGCGGATCTCCAGCATCAGGCTGTCCATCAGGTCCGAGGTTAGGGCCGCGCCCTCCAGCCGCAGGACATGGCCGCGGCTGTCCTGGGACCGGCGGATGGTGATGCCGCTGGTGGTGCGCAGGGTCTGGTCGTCCACCCAGCCCGGCGCGGGGGCGGCCCGGCGCGGGCGGCCGCCGCGGGCCGGGTCGCGCAGGGTCTTGTCCAGCCGGGCAATGGCGGGTTCGATCATCGCCCATTCGGCATCGGCATCCTCGGGCGTGCCGCGGGCCAAGGCATCGCGCAGATGCGATTCCGCCCCCTGCCGCAGGGCCGATGCCAGCAACAGGCCCCGCCGCTCGGTCAGGCCCTCGGGGAAATGCAGCATGTCGCCCAGCTCCTCGAAGATCAGGGCAAAGGACCGGATCTTGGACCGTTTGGCCTTGGACCCCGTGGCAAAGAGCCGGTCCACCGCCTCCTCGGTATTGGCAAAGGCGCCCTGATTGGCGACCATCACGGCGATGCGGCCGCGTTCGAAATGGGACAGGTTCTCGCGAACCTCGTTCTCCTCGACCATGGCGATGAAGGCGCCGCCGGCATCGGCCCTGGGGCGGATGATCGCCTTGATGGTCGCGTATTTCTCGGCCCCGGTCAGCTCCATCAGGCCGCGCGTCGCCATCAGGCGGCGATAGCCCGACAGCAGGCCATAGCGCTGCCCCGCCCTGCCCGGGCTCTCCAATTCGAAGACCTCGATCGGCAGGCGCAACCCGTTGGCGGCGATGGATTGCCGCAGCTCCAGCATCTCGGCCTCGCCCATCGTCATGCGGTCGCGCATCAGCGCGTCCTCGTCGATCTGATCCAAGGGCAGCTCGACCATCAGCAAGCCACCGTCGCGGGCAGCCTGCAGCTGGGCCGCATCGGATTCCAGCCGCGCCCGGGCCTCGCGCGCATCGGGGGCCTCGGCCCGGTAATGGGCGGCACTGTCGGCGGCGACCTGCGCGATCGGGGCAATGCCGCGCGCCGCGGGGGCGCGGTCGGGGGTTTCGCTGCGAAACTGCGCCTCGATGCGGGACAGGTCCTCGGTGCTGGGGGCCTCCAGGCGGCGGCGCTTAACCATGATCTTCCTCCGTCTCGGTCATCTGCAGGTCGCGCCACCAGGCGCCCAGGATCAGTTCCTTGACCTCGGCCCAGGTGCGGTCGAAGGTCTCGCGGCCGCGGACATAGGTGTCGCGGTTGAATTCGCGGTAATCGGCCTCGTAGATGCCGTTCACCTGTTCGCCCGCCTGCCCGACCATGGCGGTCAGTTCCTGGCGATAGGTGGTCATGAAATCACCGAAATAGGCTTGGATGACATTGGCCAGATCGGTCTGCTGATTGGCGTCGAAGCGGGTGATGATCGCGCGCACCGCATCCCATTCGAAGCGCATCTCGGGCAGACCGTCGCGGCGGCGGGCGGTGTTCTCGCCCTCCTCGACGCTGGCGAAGGTGGAATAGAGCATGTCGAAGAACCGTCCCGTCGAATCGAATTCGAGGAAGGTCGCGCCGAGCGGCACCAGCAGGATGTCGGCAGCGGCCAGTGCGTTGATCGTCAGATAGCCGAGCGCGGGCGGCGTATCGAGGATGATGATATCATAGCGGTCCAGCACCCCGTCCTGCGCCATCCCGTTCGACAGCGCATCCCAAAGCG
The Paracoccus aestuarii genome window above contains:
- a CDS encoding IucA/IucC family protein, whose product is MSPEERSLRQTVEALAFERILTPVPGGWRVGGLVLRARSSRQVTGRIRLLEVPRMADGRPLTPGALRRGLAEAGLEPAALIRAMRRSAHFLRQAGPVAHDRLRLTGLALEAALIEGHPYHPGFKSRTGFSAADNRAYGPEGEAGVAPVWLRADPGLVHRVGTDPAEGWAAPGAVPVHPWQWARLRDDRAVRDWLDRGRIAVLGQGPAMQATASLRTLAPRAGGDHLKLSLGVGVTSSLRDLPPWSVAVAPAVSDWLARVVAGDPRLAGLRILAEHGAVMVAPGRLGGRLAAIRRAAPPPGAVPLSALSLSGPDGRPLIADWLDRHGTGPWVARLVAVLAPVWHLMTHHGIALEAHGQNLLLVHRDGWPESLVARDFSESLEYVPDRLARPDLAPDLEALWPAMAGAAPGTHHRMARPEDLRDLVMDCLVTHLLSDLAWMLHRDGRLPEGRFWALLRGAWPPAAALATHAPEYPAERLAGRLLGLCEPHPVPNPLREPPMTAHFRLDDQLIDPDRIDLPPLEGDPDRLRVALHLRDPARCLAAILRLRDRGATCHPIHPELPADQARDLARRSGCGLFLDEGGVTALDGDVPCLPGGGLIQTSSGTTGAPRIVIRPWAEVAGEVRAYVAGFARAAGMTPVIAAPITHSYGLIAGVMAGMARGHVPVLIQGANPRRILRQLGAVPRPILYAAPPLLHALARLAGPGGLHAVMSSGTILPQPWFDALRGSARHLFQQYGCSEAGCLSIAEDPRSPEDMGIPLPHLRMTAGQGGATGPVRVILPDGRRIETGDLGRIRDGRLIFAGRAAEVIDVSGLNVYPAQIEAAALSLPGVEDAVAFALPDPSSGERPGLAYAGAVPEDRLAAHLAAHLSARQCPARLFRMPALPRGANGKIARRDLARAVLA
- a CDS encoding ParB/RepB/Spo0J family partition protein, encoding MVKRRRLEAPSTEDLSRIEAQFRSETPDRAPAARGIAPIAQVAADSAAHYRAEAPDAREARARLESDAAQLQAARDGGLLMVELPLDQIDEDALMRDRMTMGEAEMLELRQSIAANGLRLPIEVFELESPGRAGQRYGLLSGYRRLMATRGLMELTGAEKYATIKAIIRPRADAGGAFIAMVEENEVRENLSHFERGRIAVMVANQGAFANTEEAVDRLFATGSKAKRSKIRSFALIFEELGDMLHFPEGLTERRGLLLASALRQGAESHLRDALARGTPEDADAEWAMIEPAIARLDKTLRDPARGGRPRRAAPAPGWVDDQTLRTTSGITIRRSQDSRGHVLRLEGAALTSDLMDSLMLEIRALLER
- a CDS encoding ferric iron reductase; translated protein: MTGPPEAWFRAYLDCAVAPLLRIYDATGIAVEAHQQNALLDLEGGLPRRCDIRDNQGFYVAEDMAPPEWRAIPQLVYPRAEAEAALGYALIVNQVFGVIHRMDLDGIWPEGAALTVLAQHLRGLAALPGHGGALARSWLERPTLPAKGNMLTQLGGVDELLIPGERAPMIRIANPLPARAAAGALADVA
- a CDS encoding IucA/IucC family protein, producing MIISEIRELRGGRPILPVAGGWIEVRGRAMATGLGDWDALIHHGPGGGRPIGAAEALALMLDRLSRQHGAQGRALARRVRASRQRIAAIAAARMDRPDGPPDHLTAEQAMIAGHWMHPCPKALSGMTLPEERAMTPDWRGALRLRLLSVVSDLIEATAPDLARDLPGMDIDPGPGRGLLPVHPLAWDRARHDPRIAALIAAGAVTDLGPMGPGWWATSSVRTLWRPDSPWQLKTSLPVTITNSQRVNRRHEMLAGAAMAGRAGALSGRFGPLRLVADSHWMTLRLPGGAASGLEVILRDNPWRGGRGGAVMQLGGWSRRRCRGGPRCWRR